One part of the Dermacentor andersoni chromosome 2, qqDerAnde1_hic_scaffold, whole genome shotgun sequence genome encodes these proteins:
- the LOC126539709 gene encoding uncharacterized protein has product MTMANVCTKKKAPKDDQHQKAQVLLVYVVFQAYALDHHQPNQAGYTGVGFAGYAAAPAPYGRYDAYASPPHPYSFGYDNVDEYGNRQFRSEQGDFKNAKTGSYGYRDANGLYRRVNYVAHANGFRATVDTNEPGTAPGASADAVFNAAPVVPPVPSGAAQIGAPTAFAARAASAYNAGGYSGYGRYGYNPYAGAAAAHGNDAYGRQGYAASGPALGGYAYGGSVPYSYKDAGYAASYALVGYGTPVGYGSWPSAHHGHRHR; this is encoded by the exons GCACAAGTGCTGCTCGTCTACGTCGTATTTCAAGCCTACGCCCTTGACCATCACCAACCGAACCAGGCTGGATACACCGGGGTAGGCTTCGCGGGCTATGCTGCGGCACCGGCACCCTACGGAAGATACGACGCCTATGCCTCT CCACCTCATCCGTACAGCTTCGGCTACGACAATGTGGACGAGTATGGCAACCGGCAGTTCCGCAGCGAACAAGGCGATTTCAAGAACGCCAAGACCGGCTCCTACGGTTATCGAGACGCGAACGGTCTCTACCGCCGGGTCAACTACGTGGCTCATGCGAACGGCTTCCGTGCCACCGTGGACACCAACGAGCCGGGCACCGCCCCTGGTGCCAGCGCCGACGCTGTGTTCAACGCTGCGCCAGTCGTCCCTCCGGTTCCTTCAGGAGCTGCACAGATTGGTGCACCCACAGCCTTTGCTGCTAGGGCAGCATCGGCTTACAACGCTGGCGGCTACAGTGGTTATGGCAGATACGGATACAACCCCTACGCAGGCGCTGCTGCAGCCCATGGTAACGACGCGTACGGACGTCAGGGATACGCTGCCAGCGGGCCAGCACTTGGAGGATACGCTTACGGCGGCAGTGTTCCTTACAGCTACAAGGATGCTGGCTATGCAGCCAGTTACGCGCTGGTCGGCTACGGCACTCCAGTTGGATACGGAAGTTGGCCTTCTGCTCATCATGGACACCGCCACCGTTAG